The Halosimplex litoreum genome has a window encoding:
- a CDS encoding TraB/GumN family protein: protein MTEPAGDDLGVDGELSLPPSRERGEGEVHVLGTAHVSEQSVEEVEETIAERRPDVVAVELDEGRFRQLKGETPDDIDPGDMLRGNTVFQFLAYWMLSYVQTRMGKKLGVDPGADMLAAVDSAEEHGLGVALVDRDIQLTVQRFWARLSPLRKVSMLGNLTLAVGSPIAVGAGLGLSLGLFVGFSLAMVGAGALGFASADFVAALGPGTVALAGGLVGGAIGGVVLWSLLEPWLVEWLEPLPVPNTTYVRAAVGVIVGSAAGVAVAAGGGLAFGPLSVSSDRLTGLGGFVLQAGTGVLGGALSGAALGALGGAVLATFLPEEEDLEEIDIDELTDADVVTAMMEEFRRFAPGAAEALIDERDAFIAHRLVALREAGYSVVAVVGAGHREGIEGYLADPQSLPPMESLVGEASGTSLTGYLYKAVGYLLTVGFLVFFVLLALGGASNAWLVELFVAWFVVNALLAGGLAKLAGATWPSAVVGGGVAWLTSVNPLLAPGWFAGYVELRYVDVNVSDIGRLNEIMDDETAPVSEIFARMRQVPLFRLILVAGLTNVGSMIASLVVFPLILPMLSAPIGGVDAIPGLLLDGARNGWGIVWGVVS, encoded by the coding sequence ATGACCGAGCCCGCCGGCGACGACCTCGGGGTCGACGGGGAGTTGTCGCTCCCGCCCTCCCGCGAGCGCGGCGAGGGAGAGGTTCACGTTCTCGGCACCGCACACGTCTCCGAGCAGAGCGTCGAAGAGGTCGAGGAGACCATCGCCGAGCGGCGACCCGACGTGGTCGCCGTCGAACTCGACGAGGGGCGCTTTCGCCAGCTCAAAGGCGAGACCCCGGACGACATCGACCCCGGCGACATGCTCCGGGGCAACACCGTCTTCCAGTTTCTCGCCTACTGGATGCTCTCGTACGTTCAGACCCGCATGGGCAAGAAGCTCGGCGTCGACCCCGGCGCCGACATGTTGGCCGCCGTCGATTCCGCCGAGGAGCACGGCCTCGGCGTCGCCCTCGTCGACCGCGACATCCAGCTGACCGTCCAGCGCTTCTGGGCCAGACTCAGCCCGCTGCGCAAGGTCTCGATGCTCGGCAACCTCACTCTCGCGGTCGGGTCGCCGATCGCCGTCGGTGCCGGCCTGGGTCTCTCCCTGGGCCTGTTCGTCGGCTTCTCGCTCGCGATGGTCGGCGCGGGCGCCCTCGGGTTCGCGAGCGCCGACTTCGTCGCCGCGCTGGGGCCCGGGACCGTCGCACTCGCGGGCGGCCTCGTCGGCGGCGCGATCGGTGGCGTCGTCCTCTGGAGCCTGCTCGAACCGTGGCTCGTCGAGTGGCTCGAACCCCTGCCCGTCCCGAACACCACGTACGTCAGAGCTGCGGTCGGCGTCATCGTGGGCTCGGCGGCGGGCGTCGCGGTCGCCGCCGGCGGCGGACTCGCGTTCGGCCCGCTCTCGGTGTCCAGCGACCGGTTGACCGGGCTGGGCGGGTTCGTCCTCCAGGCCGGGACCGGCGTCCTCGGCGGTGCCCTGAGCGGCGCGGCCCTCGGAGCGCTCGGGGGCGCCGTCCTCGCGACGTTCCTGCCGGAGGAGGAGGACTTAGAGGAGATCGACATCGACGAGCTGACCGACGCGGACGTGGTGACGGCGATGATGGAGGAGTTCCGTCGGTTCGCCCCCGGCGCCGCCGAGGCGCTCATCGACGAACGCGACGCCTTCATCGCTCACCGACTCGTCGCGCTGCGGGAGGCGGGCTACAGCGTCGTCGCGGTCGTCGGCGCCGGCCACCGCGAGGGTATCGAGGGCTACCTCGCGGACCCGCAGAGCCTGCCGCCGATGGAGTCGCTGGTCGGCGAGGCCTCCGGGACGAGTCTCACCGGGTATCTCTACAAGGCGGTCGGCTACCTGCTCACCGTCGGCTTCCTCGTCTTTTTCGTCCTGCTGGCGCTCGGCGGGGCGAGCAACGCGTGGCTGGTCGAGTTGTTCGTCGCGTGGTTCGTCGTCAACGCACTGTTGGCGGGCGGGCTGGCGAAGCTCGCGGGCGCGACCTGGCCCAGCGCGGTCGTCGGCGGCGGCGTCGCCTGGCTCACCAGCGTCAACCCGCTGTTGGCGCCCGGCTGGTTCGCCGGCTACGTCGAGTTGCGCTACGTCGACGTGAACGTCTCCGACATCGGGCGGCTCAACGAGATCATGGACGACGAGACGGCGCCGGTGAGCGAGATCTTCGCGCGGATGCGACAGGTCCCGCTGTTCCGACTGATCCTGGTCGCCGGGCTCACCAACGTCGGGAGCATGATCGCGAGCCTCGTCGTCTTCCCGCTGATCCTGCCGATGCTGTCGGCGCCGATCGGCGGCGTCGACGCCATCCCTGGGCTGTTGCTCGACGGCGCACGCAACGGCTGGGGGATCGTCTGGGGTGTCGTCTCGTGA
- a CDS encoding sporulation protein, producing the protein MKKILASVGIGNATVDTVLAKESVRPGDSVDAVVEVEGGDAEQTVDRIELEVETRYRGEEGYEEATVDRLHLTDGFTVEPDESTSYETTMDIPYATPLTMGDAGVWVDTDLEIGMAVDPEDEDRLDVRPTERMQTVFDAAEDLGLSFRTADCEADPYARYTDRRFVQEFEFRPAGGPFRGDLDELELVFDPSPEALTVYAEVDRRAGLLSELADADERKTSFALPEVDADAARSQLEGTIERLV; encoded by the coding sequence ATGAAGAAGATTCTCGCATCAGTCGGCATCGGGAACGCGACCGTCGACACGGTTCTGGCGAAGGAGTCCGTCCGGCCGGGCGACTCGGTCGACGCCGTCGTGGAAGTCGAGGGCGGCGACGCCGAACAGACCGTCGACCGGATCGAGTTGGAAGTCGAGACCCGCTACCGCGGCGAGGAGGGCTACGAGGAAGCGACCGTCGACCGGCTGCATCTCACCGACGGGTTCACCGTCGAGCCCGACGAGTCGACGAGCTACGAGACGACCATGGATATCCCCTACGCGACGCCGCTGACGATGGGCGACGCCGGCGTCTGGGTCGACACCGACCTGGAGATCGGGATGGCCGTCGACCCCGAGGACGAGGACCGGCTGGACGTCCGGCCCACCGAGCGCATGCAGACGGTCTTCGACGCCGCCGAGGATCTGGGCCTGTCGTTCCGGACCGCCGACTGCGAGGCCGACCCGTACGCCCGCTACACCGACCGTCGCTTCGTCCAGGAGTTCGAGTTCCGCCCCGCGGGCGGCCCCTTCCGCGGCGACCTGGACGAACTCGAACTCGTGTTCGACCCGTCCCCGGAGGCGCTGACCGTCTACGCCGAGGTCGACCGCCGCGCGGGCCTGCTCAGCGAGCTCGCCGACGCCGACGAGCGAAAGACGAGCTTCGCGCTCCCCGAGGTCGACGCCGACGCCGCCCGCTCGCAACTCGAGGGGACGATCGAACGACTGGTGTGA
- a CDS encoding pyridoxamine 5'-phosphate oxidase family protein: MTQPVPAEVEALLTGDPVAAHLATCVDDRPHAAPVWFRYEPAEGDDRPVIEVMTTGRKLANVRENPRVALSIQESDAGHPEWTVTVRGTATVVADDAETERANRRINERYGADPDDWSDNTLVRVAVGSASHRTY; encoded by the coding sequence GTGACCCAGCCAGTTCCCGCCGAGGTCGAAGCGCTGTTGACCGGCGACCCCGTCGCGGCGCACCTCGCGACCTGCGTCGACGACCGGCCCCACGCCGCGCCGGTCTGGTTCCGCTACGAACCGGCCGAGGGCGACGACCGGCCGGTGATCGAGGTGATGACGACCGGCCGGAAGCTCGCGAACGTCCGCGAGAACCCCCGCGTCGCGCTCTCGATCCAGGAGAGCGACGCCGGCCACCCCGAGTGGACGGTCACCGTCCGCGGCACGGCGACGGTCGTCGCGGACGACGCCGAGACCGAGCGGGCCAACCGGCGGATCAACGAGCGCTACGGCGCCGACCCCGACGACTGGTCGGACAACACTCTCGTCCGGGTCGCCGTCGGGTCGGCGTCGCACCGGACCTACTGA
- a CDS encoding NmrA/HSCARG family protein codes for MSDEPTSVLVTGATGNQGGAVVDHLLASEEAFDVRGLTRDASSDAAAALEERGVTMVEGDLNDTDSLRGPVGDADAVFAVTNFWAVGYDQQVEQGKTLATVADEEGVDHFVFSGVGSHDEDTGVPHFDSAGEIDEHVRATDLDWTILKPVFFFENLEAFAEDIVDDGQLALPLAEGVSLQMVSNDDIGHAAAVALEHPEVFVGESIDLAGDSKTLEETADVLSEVTGVDVEAVHVPIEDAYESFGEEFTVMCEWFNEVGYSADIDALEERFGFAFDDLEGYLHEHGWADKDGMATVPGWVKAM; via the coding sequence ATGAGCGACGAACCCACCAGCGTACTCGTAACCGGAGCGACAGGCAACCAGGGCGGCGCGGTCGTCGACCACCTGCTGGCGAGCGAGGAGGCCTTCGACGTGCGGGGGCTGACCCGCGACGCGAGCAGCGACGCGGCGGCGGCGCTCGAAGAGCGCGGCGTGACGATGGTCGAGGGCGACCTGAACGACACCGACTCGCTGCGCGGGCCGGTCGGTGACGCCGACGCGGTGTTCGCGGTGACGAACTTCTGGGCGGTCGGCTACGACCAGCAGGTCGAGCAGGGCAAGACCCTCGCGACGGTCGCCGACGAGGAGGGCGTCGACCACTTCGTCTTCAGCGGCGTCGGCAGCCACGACGAGGACACGGGCGTCCCGCACTTCGACTCCGCCGGCGAGATCGACGAGCACGTCCGCGCGACGGACCTCGACTGGACGATCCTCAAGCCCGTCTTCTTCTTCGAGAACCTCGAGGCGTTCGCCGAGGACATCGTCGACGACGGCCAGCTCGCGCTCCCGCTCGCCGAGGGCGTCTCGCTGCAGATGGTGAGCAACGACGACATCGGCCACGCCGCCGCCGTCGCCCTCGAACACCCCGAGGTGTTCGTCGGCGAGTCGATCGACCTGGCGGGCGACTCGAAGACGCTCGAAGAGACCGCCGACGTGCTCTCCGAGGTGACGGGCGTCGACGTCGAAGCCGTCCACGTCCCCATCGAGGACGCCTACGAGAGCTTCGGCGAGGAGTTCACCGTCATGTGCGAGTGGTTCAACGAGGTCGGCTACAGCGCCGACATCGACGCCCTGGAGGAGCGGTTCGGCTTCGCCTTCGACGACCTCGAGGGGTACCTCCACGAGCACGGCTGGGCCGACAAGGACGGCATGGCGACCGTCCCCGGCTGGGTCAAGGCGATGTAG
- a CDS encoding NAD-dependent epimerase/dehydratase family protein, whose protein sequence is MHLLVTGGNGFIGRRVCERAVADGHGVTSVARSGPPAPERRGPWADAVEWVAADVFAPHEWRDRLASVDRLVHSVGTIDEDPAAGVTFERINGDSAIVAALEAERAGVDRVVYVSSSAKPPFVDEAYITARRRAEAAIADLDPTVVVPRFGPVYGPDQPHFPAIANHLFAAMGRFEPVARLLGADRPLSVDRAADVTYRLAATGDPPTGVVTGPEWVGAAAQSPETGPAAEGRRG, encoded by the coding sequence ATGCACCTACTGGTCACCGGCGGCAACGGGTTCATCGGCCGACGGGTCTGCGAACGAGCGGTCGCCGACGGCCACGGCGTGACGAGCGTCGCTCGGAGCGGACCACCCGCTCCGGAACGACGGGGACCGTGGGCCGACGCCGTCGAGTGGGTCGCCGCGGACGTGTTCGCGCCCCACGAGTGGCGCGACCGCCTGGCGTCGGTCGACCGGCTGGTCCACTCCGTGGGCACCATCGACGAGGACCCTGCCGCGGGCGTGACCTTCGAGCGGATCAACGGCGACTCGGCGATAGTCGCGGCGCTGGAGGCCGAGCGCGCGGGCGTCGACCGCGTCGTCTACGTCTCCTCGTCGGCGAAACCGCCGTTCGTCGACGAGGCCTACATCACCGCTAGACGGCGCGCCGAGGCCGCTATCGCCGACCTCGACCCGACGGTCGTGGTCCCGCGGTTCGGCCCGGTCTACGGCCCGGACCAGCCCCACTTCCCGGCGATCGCGAATCATCTGTTCGCCGCGATGGGCCGGTTCGAGCCGGTCGCGCGGCTGCTGGGCGCCGACCGGCCGCTCTCGGTCGACCGGGCCGCCGACGTGACCTACCGCCTCGCCGCGACGGGAGACCCGCCGACGGGCGTCGTGACGGGGCCGGAGTGGGTCGGGGCCGCGGCGCAGTCCCCGGAGACCGGGCCGGCCGCCGAGGGGAGGCGAGGGTGA
- a CDS encoding SGNH/GDSL hydrolase family protein has translation MSTVLVLGDSVPAGERTDATAWPHRLPDLVERAADARVAVRGGMATTLADLAVEATTAVDDAVGEGCPETGPAGETVVLVHAGHNDAQLSGGEPRVETERFRAAAARLDRTLADHAAVDRHAFVGLVPLLPDRGVPFADAQPDRSLDYDDALAECVGTHIPVARPVTDWGARTADGVHPNEAGHGHVAARVAVWLAGEA, from the coding sequence GTGTCGACCGTTCTCGTCCTCGGCGACAGCGTGCCGGCCGGCGAGCGGACCGACGCGACGGCGTGGCCGCATCGGCTCCCCGACCTGGTCGAGAGGGCCGCCGACGCGCGGGTCGCCGTCCGCGGGGGGATGGCGACGACGCTGGCCGACCTGGCGGTCGAGGCGACGACGGCGGTCGACGACGCGGTCGGCGAGGGCTGTCCCGAGACTGGTCCCGCCGGCGAGACGGTCGTCCTCGTCCACGCGGGCCACAACGACGCGCAGCTGAGTGGCGGCGAGCCCCGGGTCGAGACAGAGCGGTTCCGTGCGGCAGCGGCGCGCCTCGACCGGACGCTCGCCGACCACGCGGCCGTCGACCGCCACGCGTTCGTCGGCCTCGTGCCGCTGCTGCCCGACCGGGGCGTCCCGTTCGCCGACGCACAGCCCGACCGCTCGCTGGACTACGACGACGCGCTCGCCGAGTGCGTCGGGACCCACATCCCGGTCGCTCGGCCGGTCACGGACTGGGGCGCCCGCACCGCCGACGGCGTCCACCCGAACGAGGCCGGTCACGGGCACGTCGCGGCGCGTGTCGCCGTGTGGCTGGCCGGCGAGGCGTAG
- a CDS encoding NAD(P)-binding oxidoreductase, producing the protein MESDEVGTVFVAGASGGTGRAVLRLLGPRVPTVRALTRSPGTRDTLRRAGADEVVVDDLLDPRHLDEALADVDVVVSTVGSDVVDAFSSGPFVDGEGAQTLLDAMVAAEVDAFVMESALGVGDEPASSLATAFEAVIGPIQRAKAETEAALRAAPVRHTIFRPGVLTNGPRTDDVTVAEPGATLYGSVSRADVARLLVAAPVTERAADATFEVVATPSFPARAVDVDWRLPGDADHGAGDGGDSAVPVDVVGDGSESRG; encoded by the coding sequence ATGGAATCGGACGAGGTGGGGACGGTGTTCGTCGCGGGGGCGAGCGGCGGGACCGGCCGCGCGGTCCTGCGACTGCTCGGGCCGCGCGTGCCGACCGTACGGGCGCTGACGCGCTCGCCGGGGACGCGCGACACGCTCCGGCGGGCCGGTGCCGACGAGGTGGTCGTCGACGACCTGCTCGACCCGCGCCACCTCGACGAGGCGCTCGCGGACGTCGACGTGGTCGTGAGTACCGTCGGCTCGGACGTCGTGGACGCGTTCTCGTCGGGGCCGTTCGTGGACGGCGAGGGTGCACAGACCCTGCTCGACGCGATGGTCGCCGCCGAGGTGGACGCGTTCGTCATGGAGTCGGCGCTGGGCGTCGGCGACGAGCCCGCGAGCTCGCTGGCGACCGCCTTCGAGGCGGTGATCGGCCCGATCCAGCGGGCCAAAGCCGAGACGGAGGCGGCGCTCCGGGCGGCACCCGTTCGCCACACGATCTTTCGACCTGGCGTGCTCACGAACGGGCCGCGGACCGACGACGTGACCGTCGCCGAACCGGGCGCGACGCTGTACGGGAGCGTCTCGCGGGCCGACGTGGCCCGGCTGCTGGTCGCCGCGCCGGTCACCGAGCGGGCGGCCGACGCGACCTTCGAGGTCGTCGCGACGCCGTCGTTCCCCGCCCGCGCCGTCGACGTGGACTGGCGGTTGCCCGGCGACGCGGACCACGGAGCGGGAGACGGCGGCGACAGCGCGGTGCCGGTCGACGTGGTCGGCGACGGGTCGGAGTCGAGGGGGTAA
- a CDS encoding SDR family oxidoreductase, with product MSGEPVGGGEPDDGAFAGRVALVTGASGGIGAATARRLAADGASVVLAARSEEPLTAVAESCRERDAAALAVPTDVTDDGAVEALVAATTERFGRLDVVVVAAGVGEERDRSLDSLPVEQFRRVTRTNVDGTFHTARAALPALRATEGSLVFVGSFKGKYPSASTPVYAASKWWLRGFAASVAARVGPEGVGVTVVNPSGVPTGFGSEFRDATNADRLDPETELDATDVADAVAFAARQESPATVTELDLNRRDILARF from the coding sequence GTGAGTGGCGAGCCCGTCGGCGGCGGTGAGCCCGACGACGGCGCGTTCGCCGGACGGGTCGCGCTGGTCACCGGCGCCAGCGGCGGGATCGGCGCGGCGACCGCTCGGCGGCTGGCCGCGGACGGCGCGTCGGTAGTGCTGGCGGCCCGGAGCGAGGAGCCGCTGACCGCGGTCGCCGAGTCCTGTCGCGAGCGCGACGCCGCGGCGCTGGCGGTCCCGACCGACGTGACCGACGACGGAGCCGTCGAGGCGCTGGTCGCCGCGACGACCGAGCGGTTCGGCCGCCTCGACGTGGTCGTGGTCGCGGCGGGCGTCGGCGAGGAGCGCGACCGGTCTCTCGACTCGCTCCCGGTCGAGCAGTTTCGGCGCGTGACCAGAACCAACGTCGACGGTACGTTCCACACCGCACGGGCGGCGTTGCCGGCGTTGCGGGCGACCGAGGGGTCGCTGGTGTTCGTCGGGAGTTTCAAGGGCAAGTACCCGAGCGCGTCGACGCCGGTGTACGCCGCCTCGAAGTGGTGGTTGCGCGGCTTCGCGGCGAGCGTGGCGGCCCGGGTCGGCCCCGAGGGCGTCGGCGTCACGGTCGTCAACCCCTCGGGCGTGCCGACGGGGTTCGGAAGCGAATTCCGCGACGCGACCAACGCCGACCGACTGGACCCCGAGACCGAACTCGACGCGACCGACGTGGCCGACGCCGTCGCCTTCGCCGCCCGGCAGGAGTCGCCGGCGACCGTGACGGAACTCGACCTGAACCGCCGCGATATCCTCGCGCGGTTCTGA
- a CDS encoding zinc metalloprotease translates to MSFSRRELRDLGIAWLALGVAFMLFIDRSLVEAVTRGTVAPSTIAIALAVSLASVGVAFLLHELAHKVVAVRFGQVAAFRADYGMLFLAVMSALAGFLFAAPGAVVHRGRITARENGLIALAGPVTNVGLAAVFLPLFLFGPGLLGLVGQRGLSINLLLAGFNMIPYGPLDGRKVLGWSKPVYVAAAVPMLALALYALVGLGL, encoded by the coding sequence ATCAGTTTCAGCCGGCGCGAACTCCGGGACCTGGGGATCGCGTGGCTCGCGCTGGGCGTCGCGTTCATGCTGTTCATCGATCGGTCGCTGGTCGAAGCGGTCACACGAGGGACGGTCGCGCCGTCGACGATCGCGATCGCGCTGGCCGTCTCGTTGGCGAGCGTCGGTGTCGCCTTCCTCCTGCACGAACTCGCGCACAAGGTCGTCGCCGTCCGCTTCGGCCAGGTCGCCGCGTTCCGGGCCGACTACGGCATGCTCTTTCTCGCGGTGATGTCGGCGCTGGCGGGCTTCCTGTTCGCCGCGCCCGGTGCCGTCGTCCACCGCGGCCGCATCACCGCCCGCGAGAACGGCCTTATCGCGCTGGCCGGCCCGGTCACGAACGTCGGCCTCGCTGCCGTCTTCCTGCCGCTGTTCCTGTTCGGCCCCGGCCTGCTCGGCCTCGTCGGCCAGCGCGGCCTCAGCATCAACCTCCTGCTGGCGGGGTTCAACATGATCCCCTACGGCCCGCTGGACGGCCGCAAGGTCCTGGGCTGGAGCAAGCCCGTCTACGTCGCCGCCGCCGTCCCCATGCTCGCGCTCGCGCTGTACGCGCTGGTCGGCCTCGGGCTCTGA
- a CDS encoding outer membrane protein assembly factor BamB family protein has product MTGHERGDSGRSWASRRRFLSAMGATAISGFAGCSTGLLDDVAGTDASGDGTAGAVSDDSTPTVDGMGGPKEEHAGWPRYHYDSWNTGHRTAPLGFDGAPTVEWEVAVGGVGTIVADGGTLYLAEGENGAVRAVDDASGEEEWVYDAVEKLELGVETVALDDEAVYVGGTTAIHAIDRASGERRWTFDVSTPASAPVVADGTIYVGGGELLFAIDAASGDRQWALRTGVRIRNPPAVVDDTLYLTAQAWLIAVDRASGEERWSLKPEGATPPVTAPVYRAGRLYVGAPTHVHAYDPAAEGDHLWSTETLNQVVYDSPAVAHGQVFTGVALVDKLHAFDAGSGERTWQRDVTVAGSPVVAGETVYCTDENYAELRALDANDGSDHWRVAFDGRLNVQPTVTDDRIYVAGLELGNTEGTLYALGAR; this is encoded by the coding sequence ATGACGGGGCACGAGCGGGGCGATTCGGGTCGGTCGTGGGCGAGTCGGCGCCGATTTCTGTCGGCGATGGGTGCGACCGCGATCTCTGGATTCGCGGGCTGTAGTACCGGACTCCTCGACGACGTGGCCGGAACGGACGCGAGCGGGGACGGGACCGCGGGAGCCGTTTCGGACGACTCGACACCGACGGTCGACGGGATGGGCGGGCCGAAGGAGGAACACGCGGGCTGGCCACGCTATCACTACGACAGCTGGAACACGGGGCATCGGACGGCCCCGCTCGGGTTCGACGGTGCGCCGACGGTCGAGTGGGAGGTCGCGGTCGGCGGGGTCGGGACGATCGTCGCCGACGGCGGGACGCTCTACCTCGCGGAGGGCGAGAACGGCGCCGTCCGCGCGGTCGACGACGCGAGCGGCGAGGAGGAGTGGGTGTACGACGCGGTCGAGAAGCTCGAACTCGGCGTCGAGACGGTGGCGCTGGACGACGAGGCGGTGTACGTCGGCGGGACGACGGCGATCCACGCCATCGACAGGGCGAGCGGCGAGCGGCGCTGGACGTTCGACGTCTCGACGCCGGCGAGCGCGCCGGTCGTCGCCGACGGGACGATATACGTCGGTGGCGGCGAGCTGTTGTTCGCGATCGACGCCGCCAGCGGGGACAGGCAGTGGGCGCTCCGGACGGGCGTCAGGATCCGCAACCCGCCGGCGGTGGTCGACGACACGCTCTACCTGACCGCGCAGGCGTGGCTGATCGCCGTCGACCGCGCGAGCGGCGAGGAGCGCTGGAGCCTGAAACCCGAGGGCGCGACACCGCCGGTGACCGCCCCGGTGTACCGGGCCGGCAGGCTCTACGTCGGCGCGCCGACGCACGTCCACGCCTACGACCCCGCGGCCGAGGGCGACCACCTGTGGTCCACGGAGACGCTGAACCAGGTCGTCTACGACTCGCCCGCGGTCGCACACGGACAGGTGTTCACGGGCGTCGCCCTCGTCGACAAACTGCACGCCTTCGACGCCGGGAGCGGCGAGCGCACCTGGCAACGGGACGTCACCGTCGCCGGGAGCCCGGTCGTCGCCGGCGAGACGGTGTACTGCACCGACGAGAACTACGCGGAACTGCGCGCGCTCGACGCGAACGACGGGAGCGACCACTGGCGAGTCGCCTTCGACGGGCGACTCAACGTCCAGCCGACCGTCACCGACGACCGGATCTACGTCGCCGGCCTCGAACTCGGGAACACCGAGGGGACGCTGTACGCCCTGGGGGCGCGATGA
- a CDS encoding DNA polymerase sliding clamp, with translation MFNAIVSADTLRTTLDSVSVLVDECKIHLEEEGLEIRAVDPANVGMVDLELSASAFESYETDGGVIGVNLSRLEDIAGMADADQLVHLELDEETRKLHIAIDGLEYTLALIDPDSIRQEPDLPDLDLAAEIVVEGRDIDRAVTAADMVSDHIALGVDDADEYFYVDAEGDTDDVHLELTRDDLIDLTAGTAHSLFSLDYLKDMNKAIPKDAEVRMELGEEFPVKMHFDIAEGEGQVTFMLAPRIQSD, from the coding sequence ATGTTCAACGCTATCGTGAGCGCGGACACGCTCCGGACGACACTGGACTCCGTGAGCGTGCTGGTGGACGAGTGCAAGATCCACCTCGAAGAGGAAGGCCTGGAGATCCGGGCGGTCGACCCCGCCAACGTCGGCATGGTCGACCTCGAACTGTCGGCGTCGGCCTTCGAGTCCTACGAGACCGACGGCGGCGTCATCGGCGTCAACCTCTCGCGGCTGGAGGACATCGCGGGCATGGCCGACGCCGACCAGCTGGTCCACCTCGAACTCGACGAGGAGACCCGCAAGCTCCACATCGCCATCGACGGCCTGGAGTACACGCTGGCGCTCATCGACCCCGACTCCATCCGCCAGGAGCCCGACCTGCCGGACCTGGACCTCGCGGCCGAGATCGTCGTCGAGGGGCGGGATATCGACCGCGCGGTCACCGCCGCGGACATGGTGAGCGACCACATCGCCCTGGGCGTGGACGACGCCGACGAGTACTTCTACGTCGACGCGGAGGGCGACACCGACGACGTCCACCTCGAACTCACCCGCGACGACCTCATCGACCTGACGGCGGGCACGGCCCACTCGCTGTTCTCGCTGGACTACCTGAAAGACATGAACAAGGCCATCCCGAAGGACGCCGAGGTGCGGATGGAACTCGGCGAGGAGTTCCCCGTCAAGATGCACTTCGACATCGCCGAAGGCGAGGGTCAGGTCACGTTCATGCTCGCACCGCGCATCCAGAGCGACTGA
- a CDS encoding 23S rRNA (uridine(2552)-2'-O)-methyltransferase, whose translation MSGKDDYYNRAKQQGYRARSAYKLKQLDETAGLFGPGNTVVDLGAAPGGWLQVAAEEVSDRGTVVGVDRQRIDPLEDHDSVELVRGDLTEDSTIDEVVERVGADTGERPVDVVISDMAPNMTGDYDLDHARSVHLARQAFEVADRVLDSGGDFAVKVFDGKDLDDLEADIAEQFEYVRQVRPDASRDSSSELYLVAKGYLTAPVREGDTVEVEIVDTGSEGDGIAKVEGFTLFVSGVTEGDELTVRVDDVKPNFGFAQPAE comes from the coding sequence ATGTCCGGGAAAGACGACTACTACAACAGGGCCAAACAGCAGGGCTATCGCGCCCGCTCGGCGTACAAACTCAAACAGCTGGACGAGACCGCGGGGCTGTTCGGGCCGGGCAACACCGTCGTCGACCTCGGCGCGGCGCCGGGCGGCTGGCTCCAGGTCGCCGCCGAGGAAGTGAGCGACCGGGGGACCGTCGTCGGCGTCGACCGCCAGCGCATCGACCCGCTGGAGGACCACGACAGCGTCGAACTCGTCCGCGGCGACCTCACCGAGGACTCGACCATCGACGAGGTCGTCGAGCGCGTCGGCGCCGACACCGGCGAGCGGCCGGTCGACGTGGTGATCTCGGACATGGCGCCGAACATGACCGGCGACTACGATCTGGACCACGCCCGCTCGGTCCACCTCGCCCGGCAAGCGTTCGAGGTCGCCGACCGCGTCCTCGATTCCGGCGGCGACTTCGCGGTCAAGGTGTTCGACGGCAAGGATCTGGACGACCTGGAGGCCGACATCGCCGAGCAGTTCGAGTACGTCCGCCAGGTCCGCCCCGACGCCTCCCGGGATTCGTCCTCGGAGCTGTACCTGGTCGCAAAGGGCTACCTGACGGCGCCGGTCCGCGAGGGCGACACGGTCGAGGTCGAGATCGTCGACACCGGGAGCGAGGGCGACGGGATCGCCAAAGTAGAGGGGTTCACGCTGTTCGTCTCCGGTGTCACGGAGGGCGACGAGCTGACGGTGCGCGTCGACGACGTGAAGCCGAACTTCGGGTTCGCGCAGCCGGCCGAGTGA